The sequence below is a genomic window from Alosa alosa isolate M-15738 ecotype Scorff River chromosome 5, AALO_Geno_1.1, whole genome shotgun sequence.
ACGCTATAGGCCTTGGAGACGCATCTATCAACAACGGGGTTGCTTATTCAAAGGACTATCGACCTATTGTCAAGACTCAATCAGAGGATATCAACCGCGTGGATTTATGGACTGATACACAACTTGAAACATGGGATATTAATGGAACGGATTTTGATGACATATCTGACTGGGATATACTAAACGCTGTGGAAGCCAACGAATCCTGTGAAGTTCATAAAAGGTCAGTTTTAACGGTTGTTGATGACTTGGGGTCGGCTGGGCCCTCTGTAAGTAATGCTGTGTGTGATGTAAACTCAGGTCACTATAAGTACACAGATGCAGAATCAGCCTTGGATACTGTTGTGTTGATGCTAAATGATGCTAAGCCAAAATGTGGTGAACGTTTAAATACACACATGACTCGTAGTGCTACCGGTGTAGTAGATCCATGCGGCAATGCATTAGATCTGGTTGTTGGTGCTATGAAAATTCTGCATGAGGTCTGCAGAGATAATCACGTCGCTACCAAGAATCATGCAAAGAATTTCGCAGTTGTTATGGATGGTATACAGAGCAGGGATGATACTTTTATGTTGATCTAGACTTTGTTAAAAACCCTATTATGATAGATTGTCTAAgggcttttttgttttgatttgtagcctttaggtttctttttttttctattgctgtttttattttttaattatttttatactagTTATGATTGTACACGTGTGGTAGGCTATATATGCGTAATTTAGTTTTAAAAAGTCTTGAATAATTTGCTGAGTAATCACAGAGTAGCAATGCCTCCGCCACATAAACGCTCTAGAAATGATGAATCAAACAGCGGGGGTGACGACAACGAGCCGTCTGATAAACGTACAAGAGATGGCTACCCTGACAGTGTTAACACTCTGCAAACAATGGTTGCTCAGCTTGAAAGCCAAGCTGCTAGATTCGTACAAAACATTGACCGGGACAATCCTATTATCAAGCGCATGAAACAGAATTTGGATACATATCACAGGAGATGCATAGATTCAAACACCACACAGCCATCCATTAGTCAGAGACCAATACATGACCCTATTAACATGCCCCATCCTTACTTTCAGACAAATAATGTTACACATGGGCCACTCCCAATAGATACACCAGTTGATGGGCCCTCAGTATGCATGGATGTGTTAGCTGGAGGTTCTGGGGTGCAAAAAGGCACTGGTGGTGATATGCATGACAAGGTTCCCACAGTAAGCATGGATGTACAACCTGGCGGGTCTGGGTTGCAAACAGGTACTGGCGGTGATGTACATGATAGGTCTCCTACATCTATTTTACAAGATGAGCCCTCGGTGAGTGTGGATGTGACCCCTGGCCGTTCTGGTGTACAGCCCTGTGACGGTGGCAATGTTGGACATGACACGGCCCCTGATTACAATTTAGACCGTGATGCCATAGAACGCTTAGCGAATGAGGGTGGTGTTGTTGGTGATTACAGAGTTATAGCCAGGCCCCGTTTCAACAGTATGGAACTAAGTAGGCCGCTAAATTTTAGGGGCATGCGTGATACTGACATGGCTTCATACATAGAACACTGTTACGCTATCTTGAACGATATTGTGGATTTCTCAAGGAGATTAGGTGGGGAAAATGCAGTTATCAACATTGTGTTAAGGGGTGAAAGTCTTACTACCGATGTACAGGCTAAATTGACAAATGAAAATGGTTATGCTTTGGACCGGTTGATTGAAGCTATTGAGAGGGTGTTACAGAGTAATACGATGCTCTTGGCCGATCAGAGTCTGGATCTCCTCGTCTCTATAGTGCGCAGTGGAAACGGTGGTGGTTATAGGAAGCTGAAGGATTTGGCTCATGATGAGGTCAtcaggaagaaaaaaatatgtttgttcaCGCCTGCTAATGACTCAAACAATGCCTGTTTAGCTATTTGTCTGGCTCATTTTTTGAACCCTGATGCCACAGCCGATAGATTATTGGAGCTGGGGGCTGACATGCATGAGCATGCGGGGTTCACGCCTCAGCAGCAAATAGGTTTTGCTGATGTGGCCGTGTTTGAGGACATGTATGATGTTAAAATTGTGGTCTTTTACCGAACCCCCCTACATGAGTTGCTGACGTATCAGACTAGGGTGACACCCAACCCTAAGAAAACTGTTTATCTGTACCTCCATGACAATCATTACCACCGGATTTTGCGCCCCAATACATTCCTGGGGGAAGGTCACTTTTGTGGTTTTTGCTACCGTGGCTACAGTAATAAACGTGATCACGCGTGTAAATACAATTGTGATGTATGCAACGATGTGAATTGCCACAAAAATAAAGGACCATCAGTATACTGCCGTGATTGTATGCGATACTGCAAATCAGCTTACTGCCATTCCAGACACAAACAACCTGAGCCCACTGGGGTTATAGGCAGAATGGTGGTCCCATGTGATGTCACTAAGTACTGCAAAAAGTGTAACAGACGATATCATGTCAGCATGAATAAGAAAAACCCCCACAGATGCTCATCCATGCGTTGTCCTCACTGTAAAGCCAATTTGGTGCCTGGTGAT
It includes:
- the LOC125294428 gene encoding uncharacterized protein LOC125294428 isoform X1, whose translation is MVIYLTRQRVIVLLKVIRDSDTTESILPGEHELDIPIGVSEVEDTSSRPTPTGSTAATAGVSSDVRIYHKATEKRRHCDVEDDLTETEGSAKRLYVGVQETIDLTTTDDAIGLGDASINNGVAYSKDYRPIVKTQSEDINRVDLWTDTQLETWDINGTDFDDISDWDILNAVEANESCEVHKRSVLTVVDDLGSAGPSVSNAVCDVNSGHYKYTDAESALDTVVLMLNDAKPKCGERLNTHMTRSATGVVDPCGNALDLVVGAMKILHEVCRDNHVATKNHAKNFAVVMDGIQSRDDTFMLI